In Triplophysa rosa linkage group LG2, Trosa_1v2, whole genome shotgun sequence, the genomic window AAGTGAAAAAGGACGAGCTTAAAAGAATGTCATGCACCACTTCTGTGTGTTGATACTCAGAAATGGATTTACATGAATATCTGTTAAAGGAACATGTCTCCTCCTGTGTATATAAGAAGATGTTCAGATGATATTCTGCACACATCTCTTCTCCAGCTTTGAGATCTTCATTTCGTCACTGTGAACACATCATCTGGAAGAATGAGACATCTGATGACTCTGCTGTTTCTGGTGATCTTCTGCTGTCTGCAGCTGACTACAAGTGGTGAGACCTCTTTTCACGCATTGCATTTTTTTCAGCAATTTTGAAGGACTGAATGGTTGCTGTTGTATTTTTGGAAGTGTAAAACAGTATGCAAttactaaaacattttacataaacattgtCTTGAAAACTCGTAGCAGATTGTGATATTTTACAAATTCTGATATTTCAGCTCCAATTGCTTCTGAGATGGTAAATTCAGAGTGCTGTTTCAAGTTCAATAATGTACTGATTCCTTTGAAGCGTGTGAAGTTGTACTATTGGACCAGCGATAACTGCGCCAAGCGTGCCATTGTGTAAGTGTTctgtcattttttcatttcaacTTTAAAGTTAATGTGAAAGAGTTTTTCAATAAGACGTTATTTATGTTTATCTCTTCAGGTTTCAGACTGATAAAAGGAAGATCTGTGTAGACCCAGAAACCACCTGGGTGAGCCGCCATATGGCTAAAGTGGACAACAGAACAACTACAGCTACACCAAAGACTCAAACCACCACAGTCTAAAAGAATCTGTTCATCTCTGTTTGATGTGTAAATTTAACATTGTACATATGCTTCACTCATACCATGTTCTCATGTTTATATGGTATGATAaccatgtatttttttacaaaatatttatgaTTTGTATAAACtcttttcattaaaatgtatataacatAAATATGTCCGTGTGTTGTGAAGTTTCCCTCTTAAATTTCACGTGTAAATGTGAATGCAAGCAAGGCTTGTGTCTCTTTTCCAAAGATTGCTTATACTGTACAACACATTCACTGCTTCAAAAAACGTGTACGTTTGAATATGCTGAGGCAGTTATTCAAATCCTAAATATGGGATTGATGCAACACCAATATACACAAGAAACATTGCACAtggttttacatttagtcatttagcagacgcttttatccaaagcgactaacagatgagggaaagaatggaagcaattggaacaacataaggacaacaaaaagcataagtgcaataaaagaaaactggtctcatatagcctaccacagtatacagagctaagtattttttgtgtgtttttttgaaagagtagaaaagagatagatcggcagatcattccataaatatAGAACCGATCCcaagaaggtacgtgagagaggttttttacctttttgggatggcaccacaagacgtcgttcgtttgcagagcgtagggatctggcgggtatataagtctgcattagcgagtgaagataagggggtgccaaatcagtggtggtcttgtaggccaggagtagagtcttgaatttgattcgagcgactataggttTTGAAACCTTCTGACATCATTCCATGACACGTTTtcttctctctccacataagTTTATACTATGTTGCTGTCACAAACTTTCCAGCCAACAGTGTCTATTCAGATTAAATTCCATTTTCCTTAAggtttttgtgtaaaataatgaaaatggaCTTAGAACATTGTTACCAAACTGAAAATATATTACTAGATGACTTTTAGGTAAGAATAAACATACAGACAATGACTATTAAGTAAAAGACTATCTGTCCATCCTCTGTCAACCAGGCAGGCAGAGATACGCAGACAGACAACAACCCTGAGGGGAAGTGAAACAAAGTAGTAGGAAAAGAACCATTTTAAAAGCAACTATTTAAAAAACCCTGGACCATTTTGACACTcggaagtgcattttttaatagacggtttcatcagacacaCATGCCttgcccgaagttaacttccagtctgcgtttggttataatataacaaacaatttgttttattttatttatattaatttccATTAATAGTTTATTGTACATTAAATTCAATTGAACCTACTCAATAGtcattgattctttgcagaggtttAGTTTGGGCCACATTTGTTTACGTTGCCACTGAGAACCGTCCATATGTTGTAGGAATATCTTCCATTCCATAAGAAATGACACAACATGCTTAAGTTATTCTGGATCTATTTGTCTTTAATGCAATTCTCAGATATTTTCTTGGAACATCTACTCTTTAGAACTGCTGAGACAGATTTGAGAACCAGAAACGGGGGTTTAGAGCATGTTTTCCATTTAAGGAACAATGTTTTAACTTTGACCCTGgttaaatacagaagtaaaataaagcattgcatttactgtaaattaaGGTAATATATACTGACACTGGTTTTCATTTAATATCATTTAAGAACTGTGACAGTAAAAGACTAATATATTAATCTATTGGCCATTTTGAGATTTCCATATGctgttattttcttttctttcatctTAGAAATTATCTTAGATAGATTGCTTACGAAcattatattacacacagttGCATTTCATGCGCATTTGCAATGAGGAAAACTGTCTTTGGTATTAAAGACTTCTTTTACAACATACACCAAAGTAGAAAAACTATTTTCACAACCATGACACCCATGAACCAGAGGAAGTCAAAGGAAACAATTGAAGGTTTGATAAGGACGTTATTTCAATACGTCATTTCAATACTTGGAAATCGCGGTCCACATCATGTCTAAGAATAGCTGTCATGTCCTATAAATCAGAGCACAAGCGCAGGTTCTCAACACTCTCAAACCACTTCAGAGAGCACCTATAAGTCTGGTAGGCTTTTCTAATCTCTATTTGACAAAATATTCCTGAAGAATGGCAAATCTGATGTCTCTACTGCTTCTGGGTCTGTTCTGCTCAGTTCATCTGACCTCAAGTGGTAAGTATGAAttggatatactgtaaatactttACATTTGTGCTGCTATTTGGGTTTTAAATATGACAGACAATATGCATTTACTGCAACAATGTCATATATGAACTATAGGTTAAATGGCAAATCTTTGATTCTTTAAGGTCCTGCGGCACTTGATTCTGCTAAATCAACATGCTGTCCAAAAAACATTCCTAATAAGCCGATTCCTTTGAAGAAGATCGTGTCTGTTTACTGGACCAGTAGCAGTTGTCCCACAAAACGTGTTGTGTAAGTGTTTACACTGAAATTGTTGTTTTCGGTATTTCAAACTGAACTGAAAGGGCCAGCTTTAGAAAATCTTTCACTTATGTCTTGTTGTCATAATTTTTGCCCTCAGGTTTCGGTCAATTAAAGGCAAGGAGATTTGTGCAGATCCAGAAAAAGCCTGGGTGAACAGCCATATTATTAAAGTGAACAAGAAAAGAACTACACAAACAGCAAATACTCTAGGGACGGGTCTGACAGACTAAATAAAATGTGGTGAAATGTACATGattgaatattatttaatattttgccCTCTTGTTTATATTATGATGGTGCACATTAAGTACCGTATATAGGCTATAcagtattcatttaaaaatatattttttttattccgtttttgtattttttgtatttaaatgatcTCACACACTAGCTGTTTTAAACCACCACGTTGTAcccattttgtcatttactttgtaaataaatgcttttataATCAAATTTAACTTGTAAAGCAGCATTTGTATAAGCAACAATTTCTATAAACCATTTCAAACTTGGTTTCCTTCTTTATTTCGTTTTTATGGCAGGTTTTAGGAATTGCAAATATCAGAAAACACATAAGAACAATAATACACGTGAAGAATTACAGTTTACTAAAACATGTGTGATGTTTTCAATGCTTTTTATTggagattttaaaaacacaacaatagtAAAGTCAAAAGCAAAATGTTTGAATTCAAGGCATCTTGTTTTGTGAATGTGGTTTTACCCACCATACAAAGATGGCATCATCTAGCTTTATCCATAAACGTTTTCATTCTcaatgtttaaatataaaaatgaagaatTCATTATTATCATGAATTTACACTGGACCCGGAAAAAACGTTGCCACCTCATTTGATAAGTCAACCAAAGAAATAGCCTATCATGTAATCATGTTAGACAAAGGTATGTCCTAAAAGTCTGTGAATATGTGAATATTTTGCTAAATGCCTATTAActgtaattaaaatgaaataaaatgtttattttaaatcaaatataaagcCTAGCGATCATATAGACTATACAATATGTCATGAAcaccattgagaaatataaacattcttcattaaaaatgtatgcatgATACAATTCCTGTTCTTTCAAATGAGTATAAGAGTCTAAAGTAAACATTGTATTAACGTTACATCAACATCTGGTGTCTTTAAAGTTAATGTCTATGTCTAAAGTTATCAATAAGTAATTCTTACCAGTTTGCAGTCTCTATAGACCACTGGCATATCACTTTATACACACAACTCATCgaacataaaatatattctgCTTTTGTGCATAACTAGAGAATGAGGACGATGTTTTCAGCCCTGTTTCTGTGCTGTGTTTTGCATCTTTCATCAGTTGGTGAGTGTCTAACATTCTGTCAGATATCTTAGTACTGTTTTGGAAAGAGACAAAATTATAATGTCTGAAGAACattatacactgcaaaaaatgactttcttacttagtctttttttcttgttttccagtaaaaatgtaaaaagaaatcttgaatcaagatgcattttcttgatgagcaaactgacctaagaaaataagtctcgtttttagtcaaaaaatattaagatagcaaaataatcttgaattgagtgactaagaaaaaggtaacccttaattcaagattatttttcttaaccCATTGTCAGATttctttgcttgttttaagcacaaattcactgaaatttcatattttttgactaaaaacaagacttgttTTCTTTGGTCAGTTTGCTCaccaagaaaatgcatcttgattcaagaatttttagacatttttttactggaaaacaagaaaaaaagactaagtaagaaagtcattttttgcagtgtaggcctatgtaaaatctttatttttcctAGTGTGTAGGAAACTTGAATAGATAATTGAATATCTTTCATTGAATATCTAAAAAATTAATAAGTGATTGAATACCATGCTGTTGTATGGATCATGTGTATGTGTAAGAAATCACTCATctacaatgttatttttcagcTCCTTTTGCAATTATAAAAGCAAACAGCATATGTTGCCCAGAACCATCCAAGACCGTTACACCTCTGCCACGACTGGAGTCTTATTTCTGGACAAGCAGCAGTTGCCCTTTCAGACATGTTGTGTGAGTATCTCAACTATGCATAAATCCCATTCTGGGATGAACAGAAATATTGGTACAAGCATACACATGTTGTTATAATGTGTATCTCTCATCTGACGCAGCCTCATAACCAAAGCTAAAAAGCAGTTATGTGTGAATCCTAATGAGCAGTGGGTAAAGCGAGCCATAAACCACATTGACAAAAAAACGTTCTTCAAActcaacaaaataaatgtatgcttCAAGAGTTTCTGTATACTCACTCTATATATGAactaaatagtaaaataacatTATGATGGTGTACTGTTAGCCTTCactctgtttatttttataatatgatggtgcaaaatgtttttaaacatacatttgtttaatagtgcttcaaaatcatcaaaatatATGTATGGGTCAGGATTTTTTGGATGCACTCGCTGTATATATGAATTAAATtgtaaaatacaattattatggCGTACTGTAAACCttcactgtgttttatttttatatgacagcgtaaaatgtttctttaaagggatagttcatccaaaacaaaaaaattctgtcatcatttactcacccttgtgtaatttcataaattacttaaagaaagatatttggaagaatgttagcaattttcatcatttactgccatagtaggaaaaaataaatgtttgttttccttaattcttcaaaatatctcattttgtgttcaacagaacaaatacatttaggtttgaaacaacctgaggacggaaaccatttttgggtgaactatccctttgacatacatttatttaatggtATATTCCAGAAGATGGCGCACGAACATTACTAGAATACGTGAATTGTTTAAGAATCGGTCTTTCGTAGTCTGTGAAACCTTCTATTTAACTTCTTTCAATTACGTTTTCTGTGTAACAATTTGATGCTGACATAAATACTTGAAATACATTATAGCTATACTTTGCAATATCATGTCCGCACCTTTCGAAGCATTCGCACAGCTGTCCTGCGTCTTTTTGATTCGAGTCGTCTTGCTTCTGACTACATTTACCACAAAGCATTGTGTTCTTCCATCGAACCAATCAAACGCCTGGGCGGGTCTTGTTGCATGACATCACGATAAGCGGTCGGTCTT contains:
- the LOC130548312 gene encoding C-C motif chemokine 13-like, with the protein product MRHLMTLLFLVIFCCLQLTTSAPIASEMVNSECCFKFNNVLIPLKRVKLYYWTSDNCAKRAIVFQTDKRKICVDPETTWVSRHMAKVDNRTTTATPKTQTTTV
- the LOC130549483 gene encoding monocyte chemotactic protein 1B-like, whose translation is MANLMSLLLLGLFCSVHLTSSGPAALDSAKSTCCPKNIPNKPIPLKKIVSVYWTSSSCPTKRVVFRSIKGKEICADPEKAWVNSHIIKVNKKRTTQTANTLGTGLTD